A window of Acropora muricata isolate sample 2 chromosome 3, ASM3666990v1, whole genome shotgun sequence contains these coding sequences:
- the LOC136911111 gene encoding carbohydrate sulfotransferase 4-like, whose translation MVMRSRKRQFLRLMTLVSFLCASITYLLFSRDDNALSTLNLNRHLGRKDEGDLYSLVQVVPQKAKFKDRRKNIIIVAHGRSGSTITGDMFNHHPSVFYLHEPLQTVERISRRKNLTYGTLMADVLTNILRCNFSKTVTEDIKVFYHESNNLRASYALGSPPLCPYEITDEKWDPKLCYPFTGDLLGNVCKHNYKVTVVKILISRIAGKSIKTILAACSPSDIDCQVIFLIRDPRAVIMSSRSVNFFRDPASDESRNYLRSFSYELCSQTEENLRFVKNLPHFWRKRIMIQRYEDFAVNPLKAMSRLYEFSGLPVLERLKLWLLQRTNPSGFEEARKECVGSHPALCTVDDSKKAINRWRWKVPFVDIDIVEHYCKHVMDMMGYTLIDRSFALMHNISIPLFSENFEVEGWLVD comes from the coding sequence ATGGTGATGCGTTCCAGAAAACGACAGTTCTTACGTCTTATGACGTTGGTGAGTTTTCTGTGTGCTTCTATAACTTATTTGCTCTTTTCTAGAGATGATAACGCGTTATCAACGCTTAATTTGAATCGACACCTTGGAAGAAAGGACGAAGGAGATCTTTACAGCCTCGTACAAGTAGTTCCTCAGAAGGCAAAATTTAAGGACCGGCGAAAGAACATCATCATAGTTGCTCACGGACGCTCAGGTTCCACGATAACTGGTGATATGTTTAACCATCATCCAAGTGTTTTTTACCTTCATGAACCGCTCCAAACCGTTGAGAGGATAAGTCGGCGTAAGAATCTCACCTATGGTACCCTCATGGCGGATGTATTGACAAACATTTTGCGATGCAATTTCAGCAAAACAGTTACCGAAGACATCAAAGTCTTCTATCACGAATCCAACAATCTCCGTGCAAGCTATGCTCTTGGATCGCCCCCTCTGTGTCCGTATGAGATCACGGATGAAAAATGGGATCCAAAGCTTTGTTACCCATTTACCGGCGACCTTTTAGGAAATGTCTGTAAACACAATTACAAAGTCACAGTAGTCAAGATTCTGATAAGTCGCATCGCTGGAAAAAGCATAAAAACCATTCTGGCCGCTTGCAGTCCTTCTGATATTGATTGTCAAGTCATATTTCTAATCAGAGATCCTCGTGCAGTCATCATGTCTTCTAGGAGTGTGAATTTTTTCCGAGACCCCGCCAGCGATGAAAGCAGAAATTATCTTAGAAGTTTCAGTTACGAACTATGTTCTCAGACAGAAGAGAACTTGAGGTTTGTCAAGAACCTCCCACATTTCTGGCGGAAACGTATCATGATCCAACGATATGAAGACTTCGCTGTAAATCCTTTGAAGGCGATGTCTCGACTGTATGAATTTTCTGGTCTTCCTGTGCTAGAGAGACTGAAGCTGTGGTTGTTGCAAAGGACAAATCCAAGTGGCTTTGAAGAAGCACGGAAGGAGTGCGTAGGATCCCATCCTGCACTTTGCACTGTTGACGACTCAAAGAAAGCAATTAACCGTTGGAGATGGAAAGTACCTTTCGTAGACATAGATATTGTTGAACATTACTGTAAGCACGTAATGGACATGATGGGCTACACCCTCATAGATCGATCTTTTGCCTTGATGCACAACATCAGTATCCCTCTATTTAGCGAAAATTTTGAAGTAGAAGGGTGGCTGGTTGACTAG